Proteins encoded by one window of Melanotaenia boesemani isolate fMelBoe1 chromosome 10, fMelBoe1.pri, whole genome shotgun sequence:
- the LOC121647657 gene encoding matrix metalloproteinase-15-like isoform X1, producing MASQQLWTLHILTSAYFFFLVFCIQMANVPGYDLSAEAWLRQFGYLSQSSRYMSTKQSSQILSKAISDMQRFYGLEVTGELDPPTIEAMRRPRCGVPDRLPEELADRARKKRYALAGQPWDKDHITYSLMHQRIPPSLGEERTVDAIRRAFQVWKRVTPLTFQELPVENINGSQAELSDILMLFASGFHGDMSLFDGEGGSLAHAYYPGPGIGGDTHFDADEPWTLNNENPEGIDLFLVAVHELGHALGLEHSDNPSAVMAPFYKHMHVHNFTLHEDDIRGIQYIYGSPLMTDAPPTSPSIPDNDSPASPSAPEDKPSSSSPTDSPPELPNPTEAEPRTASPPGLPTSSPTISQPEPEPVTPPVRKDVPPPPRPPKRPDQAPDICDGYFDTVTMLRGEMFVFKGRWFWRVRRNRVLDNYPMPISVFWIGLPSDIDAAYERHDGKFVFFKDDRYWVFREADVLPGYPQPLYEYGRGIPTHKIDTAIWWEPNGYTYFFTGDRYWHYNEESRTTDPNFPKPISRWGKIPPSPKGVFLSDDGAYTYFYKGTNYWRYDNHKAEAEKGYPRSILKDFMGCVGVPDPKPDTDAEQDPEDKPVNPSEPGKDEPKEPDRDQDRDTSSEEDKSLKPDTTEDKKDKDVNVVVTMADNESKVMTLIMVTVPLVLILCILILIYAILRTLQNKETPRALVHCKRSLQDWV from the exons ATGGCATCCCAGCAGCTGTGGACACTGCACATCCTCACATCCGCGTACTTCTTCTTCCTGGTGTTCTGCATCCAAATGGCAAATGTACCTGGATATGACTTGAGTGCTGAG GCGTGGCTTCGTCAGTTTGGCTACCTGTCTCAGTCCAGCAGGTACATGTCCACCAAGCAGTCGTCTCAGATTCTGTCCAAAGCCATCAGTGACATGCAGCGCTTCTACGGGCTCGAGGTGACCGGAGAGCTGGACCCACCTACCATCGA GGCGATGCGTCGCCCTCGCTGCGGCGTCCCTGACAGACTCCCAGAGGAGCTTGCTGACAGAGCGAGAAAGAAGCGCTACGCCCTCGCGGGGCAGCCGTGGGACAAAGACCACATCACCTACAG TTTGATGCACCAACGCATCCCGCCTTCCCTGGGAGAGGAGCGGACCGTGGACGCCATCCGCAGGGCCTTCCAGGTGTGGAAACGAGTCACACCGCTCACCTTCCAGGAGCTTCCTGTTGAAAACATCAACGGCAGCCAGGCGGAGCTCAGTGACATCTTGATGCTGTTTGCCtctggtttccatggtgacatgtcattgtttgatggcgagggtgGCTCCCTTGCCCACGCCTACTATCCTGGGCCAGGAATAGGCGGAGACACACACTTTGATGCTGATGAGCCGTGGACTCTGAACAATGAGAACCCAGAGG GCATAGACCTGTTCCTGGTGGCAGTCCACGAGCTCGGTCACGCTCTGGGTCTGGAACATTCGGATAACCCCAGCGCTGTGATGGCTCCTTTCTACAAGCACATGCACGTGCACAACTTCACGCTGCATGAGGATGACATCAGAGGAATACAGTACATATACG gttCTCCTCTAATGACTGATGCTCCGCCCACTTCTCCTTCCATCCCTGACAATGACTCCCCTGCTTCCCCCTCTGCTCCAGAAGACAAACCCAGCTCTTCCTCCCCCACCGACTCGCCACCTGAACTGCCAAACCCAACTGAAGCAGAGCCAAGAACCGCCTCACCTCCTGGCCTACCCacctcctcccccaccatctccCAGCCCGAGCCAGAACCCGTCACCCCGCCTGTTAGAAAAGATGTCCCACCTCCGCCCAGGCCTCCCAAGCGGCCGGACCAGGCCCCAGATATCTGTGATGGCTACTTTGACACGGTGACCATGCTGAGGGGGGAGATGTTTGTCTTCAAG GGTCGCTGGTTCTGGCGGGTACGCAGGAACCGAGTCCTGGACAACTACCCCATGCCAATATCAGTCTTCTGGATCGGCCTCCCCAGTGACATTGACGCAGCCTATGAGCGCCATGATGgcaaatttgttttctttaaag ATGACAGATATTGGGTGTTCAGGGAAGCTGATGTCCTGCCAGGGTACCCGCAGCCATTATACGAGTATGGACGAGGAATTCCTACACACAAGATCGATACGGCTATCTGGTGGGAGCCCAATGGATACACATATTTTTTCACAGGAGACAG GTACTGGCATTACAATGAGGAGTCCCGAACTACAGATCCCAACTTCCCCAAACCCATCAGCAGATGGGGCAAGATCCCTCCCTCCCCCAAAGGAGTCTTCCTCAGTGATGATGGTG CTTATACCTATTTCTACAAGGGTACCAATTACTGGAGGTATGACAACCACAAAGCAGAAGCAGAGAAAGGCTATCCTCGCTCCATCCTGAAAGATTTCATGGGCTGTGTAGGGGTCCCCGACCCAAAGCCAGACACTGACGCTGAGCAAGATCCGGAGGATAAACCCGTGAACCCTTCAGAACCTGGCAAGGATGAGCCTAAAGAGCCTGACAGGGACCAGGACAGAGACACAAGCTCGGAAGAAGACAAAAGCTTGAAACCAGACACCACAGAGGACAAGAAGGACAAAGATGTGAATGTGGTTGTAACGATGGCCGACAATGAATCGAAGGTTATGACCCTGATCATGGTGACCGTTCCTCTAGTGCTCATCCTGTGCATCCTTATTTTAATCTATGCAATCCTCAGGACTCTGCAGAACAAGGAGACACCGCGGGCCTTGGTGCACTGCAAGCGCTCTCTGCAGGACTGGGTGTAA
- the LOC121647657 gene encoding matrix metalloproteinase-15-like isoform X2 gives MSTKQSSQILSKAISDMQRFYGLEVTGELDPPTIEAMRRPRCGVPDRLPEELADRARKKRYALAGQPWDKDHITYSLMHQRIPPSLGEERTVDAIRRAFQVWKRVTPLTFQELPVENINGSQAELSDILMLFASGFHGDMSLFDGEGGSLAHAYYPGPGIGGDTHFDADEPWTLNNENPEGIDLFLVAVHELGHALGLEHSDNPSAVMAPFYKHMHVHNFTLHEDDIRGIQYIYGSPLMTDAPPTSPSIPDNDSPASPSAPEDKPSSSSPTDSPPELPNPTEAEPRTASPPGLPTSSPTISQPEPEPVTPPVRKDVPPPPRPPKRPDQAPDICDGYFDTVTMLRGEMFVFKGRWFWRVRRNRVLDNYPMPISVFWIGLPSDIDAAYERHDGKFVFFKDDRYWVFREADVLPGYPQPLYEYGRGIPTHKIDTAIWWEPNGYTYFFTGDRYWHYNEESRTTDPNFPKPISRWGKIPPSPKGVFLSDDGAYTYFYKGTNYWRYDNHKAEAEKGYPRSILKDFMGCVGVPDPKPDTDAEQDPEDKPVNPSEPGKDEPKEPDRDQDRDTSSEEDKSLKPDTTEDKKDKDVNVVVTMADNESKVMTLIMVTVPLVLILCILILIYAILRTLQNKETPRALVHCKRSLQDWV, from the exons ATGTCCACCAAGCAGTCGTCTCAGATTCTGTCCAAAGCCATCAGTGACATGCAGCGCTTCTACGGGCTCGAGGTGACCGGAGAGCTGGACCCACCTACCATCGA GGCGATGCGTCGCCCTCGCTGCGGCGTCCCTGACAGACTCCCAGAGGAGCTTGCTGACAGAGCGAGAAAGAAGCGCTACGCCCTCGCGGGGCAGCCGTGGGACAAAGACCACATCACCTACAG TTTGATGCACCAACGCATCCCGCCTTCCCTGGGAGAGGAGCGGACCGTGGACGCCATCCGCAGGGCCTTCCAGGTGTGGAAACGAGTCACACCGCTCACCTTCCAGGAGCTTCCTGTTGAAAACATCAACGGCAGCCAGGCGGAGCTCAGTGACATCTTGATGCTGTTTGCCtctggtttccatggtgacatgtcattgtttgatggcgagggtgGCTCCCTTGCCCACGCCTACTATCCTGGGCCAGGAATAGGCGGAGACACACACTTTGATGCTGATGAGCCGTGGACTCTGAACAATGAGAACCCAGAGG GCATAGACCTGTTCCTGGTGGCAGTCCACGAGCTCGGTCACGCTCTGGGTCTGGAACATTCGGATAACCCCAGCGCTGTGATGGCTCCTTTCTACAAGCACATGCACGTGCACAACTTCACGCTGCATGAGGATGACATCAGAGGAATACAGTACATATACG gttCTCCTCTAATGACTGATGCTCCGCCCACTTCTCCTTCCATCCCTGACAATGACTCCCCTGCTTCCCCCTCTGCTCCAGAAGACAAACCCAGCTCTTCCTCCCCCACCGACTCGCCACCTGAACTGCCAAACCCAACTGAAGCAGAGCCAAGAACCGCCTCACCTCCTGGCCTACCCacctcctcccccaccatctccCAGCCCGAGCCAGAACCCGTCACCCCGCCTGTTAGAAAAGATGTCCCACCTCCGCCCAGGCCTCCCAAGCGGCCGGACCAGGCCCCAGATATCTGTGATGGCTACTTTGACACGGTGACCATGCTGAGGGGGGAGATGTTTGTCTTCAAG GGTCGCTGGTTCTGGCGGGTACGCAGGAACCGAGTCCTGGACAACTACCCCATGCCAATATCAGTCTTCTGGATCGGCCTCCCCAGTGACATTGACGCAGCCTATGAGCGCCATGATGgcaaatttgttttctttaaag ATGACAGATATTGGGTGTTCAGGGAAGCTGATGTCCTGCCAGGGTACCCGCAGCCATTATACGAGTATGGACGAGGAATTCCTACACACAAGATCGATACGGCTATCTGGTGGGAGCCCAATGGATACACATATTTTTTCACAGGAGACAG GTACTGGCATTACAATGAGGAGTCCCGAACTACAGATCCCAACTTCCCCAAACCCATCAGCAGATGGGGCAAGATCCCTCCCTCCCCCAAAGGAGTCTTCCTCAGTGATGATGGTG CTTATACCTATTTCTACAAGGGTACCAATTACTGGAGGTATGACAACCACAAAGCAGAAGCAGAGAAAGGCTATCCTCGCTCCATCCTGAAAGATTTCATGGGCTGTGTAGGGGTCCCCGACCCAAAGCCAGACACTGACGCTGAGCAAGATCCGGAGGATAAACCCGTGAACCCTTCAGAACCTGGCAAGGATGAGCCTAAAGAGCCTGACAGGGACCAGGACAGAGACACAAGCTCGGAAGAAGACAAAAGCTTGAAACCAGACACCACAGAGGACAAGAAGGACAAAGATGTGAATGTGGTTGTAACGATGGCCGACAATGAATCGAAGGTTATGACCCTGATCATGGTGACCGTTCCTCTAGTGCTCATCCTGTGCATCCTTATTTTAATCTATGCAATCCTCAGGACTCTGCAGAACAAGGAGACACCGCGGGCCTTGGTGCACTGCAAGCGCTCTCTGCAGGACTGGGTGTAA